In a genomic window of Mucilaginibacter sp. KACC 22063:
- a CDS encoding DUF5458 family protein, protein MSTQNEQYANDATQGYQQAERPAAEQLTLAQSLEKLSRVGGFDLLETTVDGLQNLNPERKARKQIFLTDDEKKAEREELKQKLNQWIEALETGGSVSEMIEKSTEKLESAEENLNQNINTVLQSTRELEQAYRSLHLFYKNTESDKLKNVVVMNAGLDQLKELDNPRFIEYVSDELKQNYDRLDLRQNYSIMVIPGYLGSNKVVERWSKIAHENKVMLVTDFADLDQPDDVIDLFTSANLTGGDGFKANTIMTCNWLVGRGKVAEVGEEDDLHVPGSAALAGKMYQTLMSQVTAGKKHGAVNEVDGVRFDLKKSEISHLERIGLVPMVNEYGKVMAFSAKTLFNGDNIGLQTYSVVRVFDYITKVLFDFLNRRAFENWNSKTEQDLRSQIVKFLDGIQGPDRLIERFKILRFERDEVQKDRIHLDINITPYFPAKSFVVKLDGHKGDDDNAVWNTEYKAQ, encoded by the coding sequence ACAGTAGATGGCCTGCAGAACCTTAATCCTGAGCGTAAGGCACGTAAGCAAATCTTTTTAACAGATGATGAAAAGAAAGCTGAACGTGAAGAGTTAAAGCAAAAACTCAATCAGTGGATTGAGGCGCTTGAAACCGGTGGTTCTGTTAGCGAAATGATTGAGAAAAGCACAGAAAAACTGGAGTCGGCAGAAGAGAACCTGAATCAAAATATTAACACTGTGCTGCAAAGCACCCGCGAGCTGGAACAGGCTTACCGTTCACTGCATTTATTCTATAAAAATACAGAAAGCGATAAGCTGAAAAATGTGGTGGTTATGAATGCAGGCCTTGATCAGTTGAAAGAGCTGGATAACCCGCGTTTTATAGAATATGTTTCAGATGAGCTGAAGCAGAATTATGACCGCCTGGATCTTCGTCAAAACTATTCTATCATGGTAATACCAGGCTACCTTGGCTCAAACAAGGTGGTAGAGCGTTGGTCGAAAATAGCACATGAAAACAAAGTAATGCTTGTTACCGACTTTGCCGATCTTGATCAGCCGGATGACGTGATTGATCTATTTACCTCAGCCAACCTAACAGGTGGCGACGGATTTAAAGCAAATACCATCATGACCTGTAATTGGCTTGTTGGCCGTGGCAAAGTAGCCGAAGTTGGTGAAGAGGATGACCTGCATGTACCAGGCTCGGCAGCCTTGGCTGGTAAAATGTACCAGACGCTGATGTCGCAGGTAACGGCCGGTAAAAAACACGGTGCAGTAAACGAGGTTGATGGCGTGCGCTTTGATCTAAAAAAGAGCGAAATATCACACCTTGAGCGTATTGGTTTAGTCCCAATGGTTAACGAATATGGTAAGGTAATGGCTTTCTCGGCTAAAACCTTATTCAACGGCGATAACATCGGTTTACAAACTTATTCAGTTGTACGTGTATTCGATTATATCACCAAAGTATTGTTCGACTTTTTGAACAGACGTGCTTTTGAAAACTGGAACTCAAAAACAGAGCAGGACCTGCGTTCGCAGATCGTTAAGTTTTTGGATGGTATCCAGGGGCCTGACCGTTTAATCGAACGTTTTAAGATCTTACGTTTCGAGCGTGACGAAGTTCAGAAAGACAGAATACACCTGGATATTAACATCACCCCTTATTTCCCTGCTAAGAGCTTTGTTGTAAAGCTTGACGGACATAAAGGCGATGATGACAACGCTGTGTGGAATACAGAGTATAAAGCACAATAA